In Myxococcus guangdongensis, the following proteins share a genomic window:
- a CDS encoding alpha/beta fold hydrolase, protein MGCGNSEPPATPEALRDSATEALATNSSALLGVASPASARKATREVLFGDLAHYRFELKVGPGEHDVVTVHRVVRESAPWWPARAQRAVFMLHGDAWGFDAAFLSSVGSAHVPREQSIAAYLAQEGVDVWGMDMRWVGVPAGQQDFSFMAGWNLGTHAKDLGASILLAKTLRLTNGSLGSLHLLAWSRGAMVAYAYLNDEARLPRGLRQVDGFIPVDMVMRHAPRDAEQQAWACGRHAALKARRDSGIYEGGLLGSAPGITLQAIGQLAALAPSAPSPLLPDDVFGPGTGRPTNRRAAIVSAAATGALFKPLEPLAPGYHLMAGKPDATGLPGSLTYTSEPYLYEYAQRAAPYQSLNEVVESDAWTCGLDVPYDDRLGQVKLPVLYVGAGGGVGEYGVFSTSLLGSNDVVSLIVRDHPVAERALDFGHADLFLATSARQRVWRPILQWVRAH, encoded by the coding sequence TTGGGTTGTGGGAATTCCGAGCCGCCCGCCACACCGGAGGCGCTGCGGGACAGCGCGACGGAGGCGCTGGCGACGAACAGCTCCGCGCTGTTGGGCGTGGCGAGCCCCGCCAGCGCGCGGAAGGCGACGCGCGAGGTGCTCTTCGGAGACCTGGCGCACTACCGCTTCGAGCTCAAGGTGGGGCCCGGCGAGCATGACGTGGTGACGGTGCACCGGGTGGTGCGGGAGAGCGCGCCCTGGTGGCCCGCACGGGCGCAGCGGGCGGTGTTCATGCTGCACGGCGACGCGTGGGGCTTCGACGCCGCGTTCCTGTCGAGCGTGGGCTCCGCGCACGTGCCCAGGGAGCAGTCCATCGCCGCGTACCTGGCCCAGGAGGGCGTGGACGTGTGGGGCATGGACATGCGGTGGGTGGGCGTGCCCGCGGGGCAGCAGGACTTCTCGTTCATGGCCGGGTGGAACCTGGGCACGCACGCCAAGGACCTGGGCGCCAGCATCCTGCTGGCCAAGACGCTGCGGTTGACGAATGGCAGCCTGGGCTCGCTGCACCTGCTCGCGTGGAGCCGGGGCGCCATGGTCGCGTACGCGTATCTGAACGACGAGGCGCGGCTGCCCAGGGGGCTGCGCCAGGTGGATGGCTTCATCCCCGTGGACATGGTGATGCGCCATGCCCCGCGGGACGCGGAGCAGCAGGCCTGGGCCTGCGGGCGTCACGCGGCGCTGAAGGCCCGGCGGGACTCGGGCATCTACGAGGGGGGGCTGCTCGGCTCGGCGCCGGGAATCACGTTGCAGGCCATTGGCCAGCTCGCGGCCCTGGCGCCGTCGGCGCCCTCTCCGCTGCTGCCGGATGATGTCTTCGGCCCCGGCACGGGTCGGCCCACCAACCGCCGGGCGGCCATCGTCTCCGCCGCGGCCACGGGCGCCCTGTTCAAGCCGCTGGAGCCGCTCGCGCCGGGCTACCACCTGATGGCGGGCAAGCCGGACGCGACGGGGCTGCCCGGCAGCCTGACGTACACGTCCGAGCCCTACCTCTACGAGTACGCCCAGCGCGCGGCGCCCTACCAGAGCCTCAACGAGGTGGTGGAGTCGGATGCGTGGACGTGCGGGCTGGACGTGCCCTACGACGACCGGCTGGGCCAGGTGAAGCTGCCGGTGCTGTACGTGGGCGCGGGCGGCGGCGTGGGCGAGTACGGCGTGTTCTCGACGTCGCTGCTGGGCAGCAATGACGTGGTGTCCCTCATCGTGAGGGACCACCCGGTGGCCGAGCGCGCGCTCGACTTCGGTCACGCGGACCTGTTCCTCGCGACCAGCGCCCGTCAGCGGGTGTGGCGGCCCATCCTCCAGTGGGTGCGCGCCCACTGA
- a CDS encoding ThiF family adenylyltransferase, translated as MVEPRFERNLGVVSAEVMARLARTHVLVAGVGGAGGQCAVDLARLGVGCLTLADFDTYEVHNMNRQVGCFESTLGASKVDVVGRMCLDIHPDLRLRLVHEGITEDNVTDVLAGTQVLPPVDYVVEVIDIAGARAKQALHKGCRERGVPAMTGLMLGFGAALHVFQPDAPLYEALYILPDGRVDLPAIIPHLGDYLHRAAMEACFAGKGPAPTCVVGATTAAGMMVSELMRGVMLGAHTMVSWPEYLYVDLFDHRYVKARARPRTEEPVRQPA; from the coding sequence ATGGTGGAGCCCCGTTTCGAGCGCAATCTGGGAGTGGTGAGCGCCGAGGTGATGGCGCGGCTGGCCCGCACGCACGTCCTCGTCGCCGGGGTGGGAGGGGCTGGCGGCCAGTGCGCGGTGGACCTGGCGCGGCTGGGCGTGGGGTGCCTGACGCTCGCCGACTTCGACACCTACGAGGTCCACAACATGAACCGGCAGGTGGGGTGCTTCGAGAGCACGCTCGGCGCGTCCAAGGTGGACGTGGTGGGGCGCATGTGCCTGGACATCCACCCGGACCTGCGCCTGCGGCTGGTCCACGAGGGCATCACCGAGGACAACGTCACCGACGTGCTGGCGGGCACCCAGGTGCTGCCGCCGGTGGACTACGTGGTGGAGGTCATCGACATCGCGGGCGCGCGCGCGAAGCAGGCCCTCCACAAGGGGTGTCGCGAGCGCGGCGTCCCGGCGATGACGGGGTTGATGCTGGGCTTCGGCGCGGCGTTGCATGTCTTCCAACCGGATGCCCCGCTGTACGAGGCGCTCTACATCCTTCCGGATGGCCGCGTGGACCTGCCGGCCATCATCCCGCATCTGGGCGACTACCTGCATCGGGCCGCCATGGAGGCGTGCTTCGCGGGCAAGGGCCCCGCGCCCACCTGCGTCGTGGGCGCCACCACCGCGGCGGGGATGATGGTGAGCGAGCTGATGCGGGGGGTGATGCTCGGCGCCCACACCATGGTGTCGTGGCCGGAGTACCTCTACGTCGACCTCTTCGACCACCGCTACGTCAAGGCCCGCGCCCGGCCGCGGACCGAGGAGCCCGTGCGCCAGCCCGCGTGA
- a CDS encoding DofA protein: MTTTPVYKTAIIDRVFFLRWESPPNRQDIQSVFQQMRDAHARPQPPLVLVASLSSKSAVPNSEQRTNLSAFQTDARPLFTEIHAIVEGNDLQYNLQRVIIAGINIVTGTYDKTLQRVHQRAEQVAPLLSGTLGVDGPRVIEEARRRGVV, from the coding sequence ATGACGACGACACCCGTCTACAAGACCGCCATCATCGACAGGGTCTTCTTCTTGCGGTGGGAGTCACCCCCCAACCGGCAGGACATCCAGAGCGTGTTCCAGCAGATGCGGGACGCGCACGCACGGCCACAGCCGCCCCTGGTGCTGGTGGCGAGCCTGTCCTCGAAGTCCGCCGTCCCCAACAGCGAGCAGCGCACGAACCTGTCCGCGTTCCAGACGGATGCGCGGCCGCTGTTCACGGAGATCCACGCCATCGTCGAGGGCAATGACCTGCAGTACAACCTCCAGCGCGTCATCATCGCCGGCATCAACATCGTCACGGGCACCTACGACAAGACGCTCCAGCGCGTGCACCAGCGCGCCGAGCAGGTGGCCCCGCTGCTCTCCGGCACCCTGGGCGTGGACGGGCCCCGGGTCATCGAGGAGGCCCGCAGGCGCGGCGTGGTGTGA
- a CDS encoding penicillin acylase family protein, which produces MHPNPTVSSPRGASWKSGRSRWHLTLFAGVSLALATACGEDDDGKPTPPAPEEPAKYEATIRRTAHGIPHIIADDLGSLSYGQGFAFAKDHVCILSDQILKVRGERARFMGPGPGNTYAGSDFGYRVLALDKKAEAAFPKLPTDVQEMFNGYVAGFNRYVKETPPDKLPAPCTNAPWVRPISAVDLLAYDISVGLAASSYQLILAIAAATPPIPGAGSEGRPAPGSFKVERPEWSSVGSNGWAIGAERSASGHGMVVANPHFPWEGELKLWESQLTVPGQLNVYGVGLLGVPAVLIGFNEQVAWTHTFSSGQRMTLYGLQLVPGNPTRYKYGTEERDMVAQDITILVKLPEGSLTHITQRFYSSHYGPVIVIPGTAPWTAQSVLTYRDANVDNTQLVSQFVGMNRAKSLEEFQNVYANVQGIPWVNTMAADRAGNVWYTDATPTPNLSPVAIGTWRAASAGADPTTAAIWNSMGLVLLDGSNPENEWRDAAGARGPGLVPFSGVPKLARRDFVFNANDSYWLANPNQPLTGFSPLHGLEDVGQTPRTRINAKLLMEENGASGADNKFTVAELENAILSNRGMVSELLKDQVVARCTGVNTVQYNTTLIDIRAGCAALTAWDGLFNANSRGAVLFREFSGHHTMGTLSNGGTLFAVPFNAEQPVTTPHTLAAAPATGADPVLQALAVAVYRLQVAGIPVDAPLGEAQYSTRVDGKKIPIHGGGSYDGTANIVSWGTLKSTTPDSDFSAVRGNTVINSRTNLTDQGYVINNGSSFIMAMGFTDTGIEGRAVLTYSESSDKSSPYYADQTELFSNKQWRNIIFTEEAINAAKVEETKISGN; this is translated from the coding sequence ATGCATCCAAACCCAACCGTGTCCTCCCCGCGAGGGGCGTCCTGGAAGTCCGGGCGCTCTCGCTGGCACCTCACCCTTTTCGCCGGCGTGAGCCTGGCGCTCGCCACGGCCTGTGGTGAGGATGATGATGGGAAGCCCACCCCGCCAGCGCCGGAGGAGCCCGCGAAGTACGAGGCCACCATCCGCCGCACGGCGCATGGCATCCCCCACATCATCGCGGACGACCTGGGCAGCCTGTCCTATGGCCAGGGCTTCGCCTTCGCCAAGGACCATGTCTGCATCCTGTCGGACCAGATCCTCAAGGTCCGCGGCGAGCGCGCCCGCTTCATGGGCCCGGGCCCGGGCAACACGTACGCGGGCAGCGACTTCGGCTACCGGGTGCTGGCGCTGGACAAGAAGGCGGAGGCCGCCTTCCCCAAGCTGCCGACGGACGTGCAGGAGATGTTCAACGGCTACGTGGCGGGCTTCAACCGCTATGTGAAGGAGACGCCGCCGGACAAGCTCCCCGCGCCCTGCACGAACGCGCCCTGGGTCAGGCCCATCAGCGCGGTGGACCTGCTGGCCTATGACATCAGCGTGGGCCTGGCGGCCAGCAGCTACCAGCTCATCCTCGCCATCGCCGCGGCCACGCCCCCCATCCCGGGCGCCGGCAGCGAGGGCCGCCCGGCCCCCGGCAGCTTCAAGGTGGAGCGCCCGGAGTGGAGCAGCGTGGGCAGCAACGGCTGGGCCATCGGCGCGGAGCGCTCGGCCTCCGGCCACGGCATGGTGGTGGCCAACCCGCACTTCCCCTGGGAGGGCGAGCTCAAGCTGTGGGAGAGCCAGCTGACCGTCCCCGGCCAGCTCAACGTCTACGGCGTGGGCCTGCTGGGCGTGCCCGCGGTGCTCATCGGCTTCAACGAGCAGGTGGCCTGGACGCACACGTTCTCCTCCGGCCAGCGCATGACGCTCTACGGGCTGCAGCTGGTCCCCGGCAACCCCACCCGCTACAAGTACGGCACCGAGGAGCGGGACATGGTGGCCCAGGACATCACCATCCTGGTGAAGCTGCCCGAAGGCTCGCTCACGCACATCACCCAGCGCTTCTACAGCAGCCACTACGGCCCCGTCATCGTCATCCCCGGCACCGCGCCGTGGACCGCGCAGTCGGTGCTCACCTACCGCGACGCCAACGTGGACAACACCCAGCTGGTCAGCCAGTTCGTGGGGATGAACCGGGCCAAGAGCCTGGAGGAGTTCCAGAACGTCTACGCCAACGTCCAGGGCATCCCCTGGGTCAACACCATGGCGGCCGATCGCGCGGGCAACGTCTGGTACACCGACGCGACGCCCACCCCCAACCTGTCGCCCGTCGCCATCGGCACCTGGCGCGCGGCCTCCGCCGGCGCGGACCCGACGACGGCCGCCATCTGGAACAGCATGGGCCTGGTGCTGCTCGACGGCAGCAACCCGGAGAACGAGTGGCGTGACGCCGCGGGCGCGCGCGGCCCGGGCCTGGTGCCCTTCAGCGGCGTGCCGAAGCTCGCCCGCCGCGACTTCGTCTTCAACGCCAACGACAGCTACTGGCTGGCCAACCCGAACCAGCCGCTCACGGGCTTCTCGCCCCTGCACGGCCTGGAGGACGTGGGCCAGACGCCGCGCACGCGCATCAACGCCAAGCTGCTGATGGAAGAGAACGGCGCGTCGGGCGCGGACAACAAGTTCACCGTGGCGGAGCTGGAGAACGCCATCCTCAGCAACCGGGGCATGGTCTCCGAGCTGCTCAAGGACCAGGTGGTGGCGCGCTGCACGGGCGTGAATACGGTGCAGTACAACACCACGCTGATCGACATCCGCGCGGGCTGCGCGGCGCTGACCGCCTGGGACGGCCTGTTCAACGCGAACAGCCGGGGCGCGGTGCTCTTCCGCGAGTTCTCCGGTCACCACACCATGGGCACGCTGTCCAACGGCGGCACCCTGTTCGCGGTGCCCTTCAACGCCGAGCAGCCCGTGACCACGCCGCACACGCTGGCGGCGGCGCCCGCGACGGGCGCGGACCCGGTGCTGCAGGCCCTGGCCGTGGCCGTCTACCGGCTCCAGGTCGCCGGCATCCCCGTGGACGCGCCGCTGGGTGAGGCGCAGTACTCCACCCGCGTGGACGGCAAGAAGATCCCCATCCACGGCGGCGGCAGCTACGACGGCACGGCGAACATCGTGTCGTGGGGCACGCTCAAGTCCACCACGCCGGACTCCGACTTCAGCGCGGTGCGCGGCAACACCGTCATCAACTCGCGCACCAACCTCACGGACCAGGGCTACGTCATCAACAACGGCAGCAGCTTCATCATGGCCATGGGCTTCACCGACACGGGCATCGAGGGCCGCGCGGTGCTGACCTACAGCGAGTCCAGCGACAAGAGCTCGCCGTACTACGCGGACCAGACGGAGCTGTTCTCCAACAAGCAGTGGCGGAACATCATCTTCACCGAGGAGGCCATCAACGCCGCCAAGGTCGAGGAGACGAAGATCTCCGGCAACTAG
- the pssA gene encoding CDP-diacylglycerol--serine O-phosphatidyltransferase — protein sequence MTTEQPRARRPRRHFSMIRTFVLADFVTLGNGFAGAGTILAAMQYLATGQVHWMWVAFALMPLALVMDVLDGRIARWRFKKSPLGADLDSLADVISFGMAPAALAFAVGMRGALDVAVLLYFVACGISRLARFNVTSAELADPTGKVKYFEGTPIPTSLALVLVLAVATYMGRIGDALLGGTWQVGPLVMHPLVLLYAASGSAMISKTLRIPKI from the coding sequence ATGACGACCGAGCAGCCGCGAGCCCGCCGCCCGCGCCGCCACTTCTCGATGATCCGCACCTTCGTGCTCGCCGACTTCGTGACGCTGGGCAACGGCTTCGCGGGAGCGGGGACCATCCTCGCCGCGATGCAGTACCTGGCGACGGGGCAGGTGCATTGGATGTGGGTGGCCTTCGCGCTGATGCCCCTGGCGCTGGTGATGGATGTCCTGGATGGGAGGATCGCCCGGTGGCGCTTCAAGAAGTCGCCCCTGGGGGCGGACCTGGACTCCCTGGCGGACGTCATCTCCTTCGGCATGGCGCCGGCGGCGCTGGCGTTCGCGGTGGGGATGCGCGGGGCGCTGGACGTGGCGGTGCTCCTGTACTTCGTGGCCTGCGGCATCAGCCGGCTGGCGCGCTTCAACGTCACGTCGGCGGAGCTGGCCGATCCGACGGGGAAGGTGAAGTACTTCGAGGGCACCCCCATCCCCACCAGCCTGGCCCTGGTGCTGGTGCTGGCGGTGGCCACCTATATGGGGCGCATCGGCGACGCGTTGCTGGGGGGCACCTGGCAGGTGGGCCCCCTGGTGATGCACCCGTTGGTGCTGCTGTACGCGGCCAGCGGCAGCGCGATGATCTCCAAGACGCTGCGCATCCCGAAGATTTGA